One Nostoc sp. UHCC 0302 DNA window includes the following coding sequences:
- the nusA gene encoding transcription termination factor NusA encodes MSMVTLPGLKELIESISRERNLPRLAVQSAIREALLKGYERYRRAQNLERKQFEEDYFDNFEVELDIDGEGFRVLSTKTIVEEVSNSDHQISLEEVQLVAPEAQLGDSVVLDVTPDQGEFGRMAAMQTKQVLAQKLRDQQRQMVQEEFQDIEGTVLQARVLRFERQSVILAVSSGFGQPEVEAELPKREQLPNDNYRANATFKVYLKKVSQGQQRGPQLLVSRADAGLVVYLFANEVPEIEDEVVRIVAVAREANPPSRYVGPRTKIAVDTLDRDVDPVGACIGARGSRIQVVVNELRGEKIDVIRWSPDPATYIANALSPARVDEVRLMDPETRQTHVLVAEDQLSLAIGKEGQNVRLAARLTGWKIDIKDKAKYDYAGEDAKFTASRAKYQLEQEQEEDDIDYEEQEDENHEELELEDDGFDPEDDE; translated from the coding sequence ATGTCAATGGTAACGTTACCTGGATTAAAAGAATTAATTGAAAGTATAAGTCGCGAGCGGAACTTACCCCGTCTTGCAGTTCAATCAGCTATTAGAGAAGCACTACTAAAAGGCTACGAACGTTATCGTCGCGCCCAAAATTTAGAGCGAAAACAGTTCGAGGAAGATTATTTTGATAATTTTGAAGTAGAACTCGATATTGATGGAGAAGGGTTTCGCGTTCTTTCTACCAAAACTATTGTTGAAGAAGTCAGCAACTCAGATCATCAGATTTCTTTAGAAGAAGTTCAATTAGTAGCTCCAGAAGCACAGTTAGGAGACTCTGTAGTGCTGGATGTGACACCAGATCAGGGAGAATTTGGTCGCATGGCAGCGATGCAAACCAAGCAAGTATTAGCGCAAAAACTCCGGGATCAACAACGCCAAATGGTGCAAGAGGAGTTCCAAGACATAGAAGGAACTGTTCTACAAGCAAGAGTTTTGAGGTTTGAAAGACAATCAGTGATTCTGGCAGTTAGTAGCGGGTTTGGTCAGCCAGAGGTAGAAGCCGAATTACCGAAGCGCGAACAACTACCCAATGATAATTATCGCGCGAATGCCACATTTAAAGTCTATCTCAAGAAAGTATCCCAAGGGCAGCAACGGGGGCCGCAATTGCTCGTGTCTCGTGCCGATGCTGGTTTGGTAGTTTATCTTTTTGCCAACGAAGTGCCAGAAATTGAAGATGAAGTGGTGCGGATTGTCGCGGTAGCGCGAGAAGCCAATCCCCCTTCCCGTTACGTAGGCCCACGGACTAAAATAGCAGTAGACACCCTAGATCGCGATGTAGACCCAGTAGGTGCTTGCATTGGAGCTAGGGGATCGCGGATTCAAGTGGTAGTCAACGAATTGCGTGGGGAAAAAATAGACGTGATTCGCTGGTCTCCAGACCCGGCAACCTATATTGCTAATGCTTTGAGTCCAGCACGGGTAGATGAGGTGCGCCTCATGGATCCAGAAACTCGGCAAACTCACGTACTAGTCGCTGAAGATCAACTGAGTTTAGCTATTGGCAAAGAAGGACAAAATGTTCGCTTGGCAGCTCGCCTAACTGGTTGGAAAATTGACATTAAAGACAAAGCTAAATATGACTATGCAGGAGAAGATGCCAAATTTACAGCCTCACGAGCCAAGTATCAACTAGAGCAAGAGCAAGAGGAAGATGACATCGATTATGAGGAACAAGAGGATGAAAATCACGAAGAACTAGAATTAGAAGATGACGGTTTTGACCCTGAAGACGATGAGTAA
- the rimP gene encoding ribosome maturation factor RimP, which produces MAHPLVPQIIDLATPVAEELGLEVVGVVFHTNQSPPVLRVDIRNPQQETGLNDCERMSRALEASLDAAEIIPDAYVLEVSSPGISRQLVTDREFISFKGFPVIISTSPAYEGQQEWNGQLIRRDETTVYLNQKGRVVEIPRSLITRVQLDERR; this is translated from the coding sequence ATGGCTCATCCCTTAGTTCCACAAATTATTGATTTGGCAACACCAGTGGCAGAAGAACTGGGGTTGGAAGTTGTTGGCGTGGTTTTTCACACTAACCAAAGTCCGCCAGTGTTGCGGGTAGACATCCGTAATCCTCAGCAAGAGACTGGGTTGAATGATTGTGAGCGGATGAGCCGTGCTTTAGAAGCCTCCCTAGATGCAGCGGAGATTATTCCAGATGCTTATGTCTTGGAAGTTTCCAGTCCTGGTATTTCGCGGCAACTGGTTACTGACAGGGAGTTTATTTCCTTTAAAGGATTTCCTGTAATCATCTCCACTTCACCAGCCTACGAGGGACAGCAAGAGTGGAATGGTCAGTTAATACGTCGGGATGAGACGACAGTTTATTTAAACCAAAAAGGCCGAGTAGTCGAAATTCCTCGCTCCCTAATTACTAGGGTGCAGCTGGATGAGCGCCGATAA
- a CDS encoding peptidoglycan-binding protein: MWCGFGKSSVTIAAICLVSASLVSYNTGFAAPQRSYTPQQFRAVLRGLGYNVKVTNTPLTDSETKKAISEFQKGYKLPVDGIAGPKTQNFAANIVQILQANLNAVVKPNPPLPRDHFYGTRTEAVVKEFQKKYQLQETGIANLALRQKLNEEAKKSFSQPTGQPSPKPTASPSPKPTASPSPKPTASPTASPTASPTASPTASPTASPTASPTASPTASPTASPTASPR; encoded by the coding sequence ATGTGGTGTGGATTTGGAAAATCAAGCGTGACCATTGCTGCTATATGCTTGGTATCCGCTAGTTTAGTAAGCTACAATACAGGTTTTGCAGCTCCTCAGCGTAGTTATACGCCACAGCAATTTCGTGCTGTTTTGCGAGGATTAGGCTACAACGTCAAGGTGACAAATACACCTTTGACGGATAGCGAAACTAAAAAGGCAATTAGTGAGTTTCAAAAGGGTTACAAGCTACCTGTTGATGGCATAGCAGGGCCAAAAACCCAAAATTTTGCAGCTAATATCGTTCAAATTCTGCAAGCAAATTTGAATGCAGTTGTCAAACCCAATCCTCCCCTTCCCCGCGATCATTTTTATGGAACTCGGACGGAAGCGGTGGTGAAGGAGTTTCAGAAAAAATATCAGCTGCAAGAAACTGGAATTGCTAATTTAGCACTCCGCCAAAAGCTAAATGAAGAAGCGAAGAAGAGCTTCAGCCAGCCTACAGGTCAACCGTCACCAAAACCAACGGCTTCACCGTCACCAAAACCAACGGCTTCACCGTCACCAAAACCAACGGCTTCGCCAACAGCCTCACCAACGGCTTCACCAACAGCTTCACCAACAGCTTCGCCAACGGCTTCGCCAACGGCTTCGCCAACAGCTTCGCCAACAGCTTCGCCAACAGCTTCGCCAACAGCTTCACCAAGATAA
- a CDS encoding serine/threonine-protein kinase, producing the protein MVWNPGKLLFGGRYIIESQLGEGGIGITYLARNQRNELRVIKTLKEEILNNPAWILHRNKLRQDFRDEAVRLAVCHHPHVVQIETIFDEGNLPCIVMEYIEGEDLGQRLKRVGILPEAEAVLYIHQIGDALTLIHSKGLLHRDLKPRNIMIRIDKPEAVLIDFGIAREFIPNAIQRHTVYRTPGFAPPEQYELEAPRGEYIDIYALAATLYNLLTAVVPTNADDRRHNITLEPPQFFNPHISNRVNQAIMRGMDLESTYRPQSVQEWLNLLDSDPRENVASAPFPSAITLLTQPPERVAPTPVPVVMEHHNWRCVQTLRGHSSMVNAIAISPDGQLIASGSNDNTIKIWQLNNGKLLRHLGRWFSGHSSMVHSVAFSPYDQLLTSGSWDNTIKIWQVNTGKELTTLTGHTNWVNSVAFSPDGKLLASGSADSTIKIWQVHTNREIQTFIGHTDSVWSVAWSQNGEILASGSADYTIKLWHVNTGREITTLTGHSFFVNCIAWSQNGEMLASGSSDNTIKLWQIRTGREICTLRGHSNSVSSIAWSQNEPIIASGSWDYTIKLWHVNTGKEITTLTDHTNYVRAIAFSPDGKTLVSGSDDDTIKIWRKE; encoded by the coding sequence ATGGTGTGGAATCCAGGAAAGCTTTTATTTGGGGGGCGCTACATAATCGAAAGCCAACTAGGCGAAGGCGGAATTGGCATTACTTATCTTGCCAGAAATCAACGGAACGAACTGCGAGTGATCAAAACCCTCAAAGAAGAAATCCTCAATAACCCTGCCTGGATACTCCATCGAAATAAATTACGGCAAGACTTTCGTGATGAAGCAGTTCGGCTTGCAGTGTGTCACCATCCTCATGTAGTGCAAATAGAAACCATATTCGATGAGGGGAATTTGCCTTGTATAGTCATGGAATACATCGAAGGTGAAGACTTAGGACAGCGCCTGAAGCGGGTGGGGATATTGCCAGAAGCAGAAGCAGTACTGTACATCCACCAAATTGGTGATGCTTTGACGCTAATCCACTCTAAAGGATTACTGCATCGGGATCTCAAGCCACGCAATATTATGATCCGCATTGATAAGCCAGAAGCAGTACTAATAGACTTTGGGATCGCTAGAGAATTTATCCCCAATGCAATCCAGAGGCATACAGTATATCGCACTCCTGGTTTTGCTCCACCTGAGCAATATGAATTGGAAGCACCGCGAGGAGAATACATTGATATCTATGCTCTAGCTGCTACTTTGTATAATTTGCTTACCGCAGTTGTACCGACGAATGCAGATGACAGACGTCACAATATTACCTTAGAACCACCACAATTTTTTAATCCCCACATCAGCAACCGCGTAAATCAAGCGATTATGCGCGGCATGGATTTGGAGTCAACCTATCGCCCCCAGTCTGTGCAGGAGTGGTTGAATTTATTAGATTCTGATCCTAGAGAGAATGTAGCTTCAGCGCCTTTTCCTTCAGCAATAACGCTTTTAACGCAACCTCCTGAACGTGTTGCTCCTACACCAGTACCAGTTGTAATGGAGCATCACAACTGGCGGTGCGTACAGACCCTCAGAGGTCATTCCAGTATGGTTAATGCGATCGCCATTAGTCCAGATGGGCAACTTATTGCGAGTGGTAGCAACGACAACACTATCAAAATATGGCAACTAAATAACGGCAAGTTACTACGTCATTTAGGGCGTTGGTTTTCTGGTCATTCCAGTATGGTTCATTCTGTTGCCTTTAGTCCCTACGATCAGCTTCTTACTAGCGGCAGTTGGGATAACACTATTAAAATATGGCAGGTGAACACAGGTAAAGAACTCACTACTCTCACAGGTCATACTAATTGGGTGAACTCCGTTGCTTTCAGTCCTGATGGCAAACTTTTGGCTAGTGGTAGTGCAGATTCCACTATCAAAATTTGGCAAGTACATACAAATAGAGAAATCCAAACTTTCATCGGTCATACCGACTCAGTTTGGTCAGTTGCTTGGAGCCAGAATGGTGAAATTCTGGCTAGTGGTAGTGCCGACTACACAATCAAACTGTGGCACGTAAATACAGGCAGAGAAATCACTACACTTACAGGTCATTCCTTCTTTGTCAACTGTATAGCTTGGAGCCAAAATGGAGAAATGCTCGCTAGTGGTAGCAGTGACAATACCATCAAACTGTGGCAGATACGTACAGGCAGAGAAATCTGCACACTTAGAGGTCATTCTAATTCAGTTTCATCAATTGCCTGGAGCCAAAACGAGCCAATTATCGCTAGTGGCAGTTGGGACTACACAATCAAACTGTGGCACGTAAATACAGGCAAAGAAATCACTACACTTACAGATCATACTAATTATGTGAGAGCGATCGCCTTCAGTCCCGACGGAAAAACCTTAGTAAGTGGTAGTGATGACGACACTATCAAGATTTGGCGAAAGGAATAA
- a CDS encoding DUF3365 domain-containing protein, whose amino-acid sequence MLKNLKLRQKFTILLLVILVFGLSLTGLALSSLLRQNAKQDIASTGLMLMETMSSVRKYTNTQVNPQLVDKLTTEFLPQSVPAYSAREVFEILRKTADYRDFFYKEATLNPTNLRDKADSFEAEIVESFRKNPNTKEVSGYRSIPGGDIFYIARPLPISQQSCLQCHSTPEAAPPSMISLYGTANGFGWNLNEIVGAQIISVPANKVINKANQSSLLIIMIVSAIFIATILLVNFFLNRQVVKPLKRMTRIAEEVSTGHMDVEFEQFSNDEIGNLAQAFKRMQLSLEMAMKRIKRTHGGTGN is encoded by the coding sequence ATGTTAAAAAATTTAAAGTTGAGACAAAAATTTACAATTTTACTACTTGTAATTTTGGTATTCGGTCTGAGCTTAACTGGATTGGCTCTTTCTTCTCTATTAAGACAGAATGCTAAACAAGATATTGCTTCAACAGGTCTGATGTTGATGGAAACCATGAGTTCTGTTCGTAAATACACCAATACTCAAGTTAATCCACAACTAGTTGACAAATTAACAACTGAGTTTTTGCCGCAAAGTGTACCTGCATATTCAGCACGAGAAGTCTTTGAGATTTTGCGAAAAACAGCAGACTACCGTGATTTCTTTTATAAAGAAGCAACTCTCAATCCTACTAATCTTCGGGACAAAGCTGACAGCTTTGAGGCAGAAATTGTAGAAAGTTTTAGAAAGAACCCAAACACTAAGGAAGTAAGTGGATATCGCTCAATTCCTGGTGGGGATATTTTTTACATTGCTCGTCCGCTACCAATTTCTCAACAAAGTTGCTTGCAGTGTCATAGCACACCTGAAGCTGCACCTCCAAGTATGATTTCTCTTTATGGCACAGCTAATGGATTTGGCTGGAACTTGAATGAAATTGTCGGCGCTCAAATAATTTCAGTCCCAGCGAATAAAGTCATCAACAAAGCTAATCAATCTTCTTTACTAATTATTATGATAGTATCGGCTATTTTTATAGCAACCATTCTGTTAGTTAACTTTTTCTTAAATAGACAAGTTGTAAAACCCCTAAAACGTATGACTCGTATTGCAGAAGAAGTCAGCACAGGACATATGGACGTTGAATTTGAGCAGTTTTCTAATGATGAAATTGGGAATTTGGCTCAAGCTTTTAAACGAATGCAATTAAGTTTAGAAATGGCGATGAAAAGAATCAAGCGTACTCATGGGGGTACAGGTAATTAA